The nucleotide sequence GATATCTGATTTGAGCCGGAGGGCGTGGGTAACCCACAATTGCTAGACGCGGGTTTCACCCGCCCGACCCGACTCCGGACTACTCCATGGTGCTGAACTGCAGCTCGGCCAAACGCCGATACAGCGCGTTGCTCGCCACCAACTCCGGATGGGTGCCGATCGCCACCAACCGACCGTGCTCGACTACCGCAATGCGATCGGCGCTCTGCACGGTAGCCAACCGATGGGCGATCACCAGCGTGGTACGCCCGGCCATTAATTGCGGCAAGGCTTGCTGAATCAGATACTCGCTCTGCGCATCCAGCGCGCTGGTGGCCTCGTCCAACAATAGGATCGGCGCATCAACCAGCAGCGCGCGAGCAATCGCCAAACGCTGACGCTGCCCGCCGGACAAGCCCAGGCCGCCATCGCCAAGATGGGTTTGATAACCCTCCGGCATCTGCAGAATGAACTCGTGGGCATACGCCGCTCGCGCTGCGGCCTCGACTTCCGCTTGGCTGGCGTCGACCCGGCCATAGCGGATGTTGTCCTCGACGCTGCCGAAGAACAGGGCCGGATGTTGCGATACCAAGGCGAAGCAGCGGCGCAGATCGCGGGGATCGAGGCTGGTTAACGGCAAGCCATCGACCAAAACCCGTCCGCCCTGCGGATCGAAGAAACGCAGCAGCAGATCGAACAACGTCGACTTGCCCGCGCCGGATGGCCCGACCAGCGCCAAGGTCTCGCCTGGCGCCACGCTCAGGGTCAAATCGTCGATGGCATTGCGCTCCGGACGACTCGGATAGGCGAAGCGCAGGTGTTCGAGCACCAGGGCACCGCTGACTTGCGCCGGTAAGCGCGCCACTTCGCCAGCCGGTGGAGTGATTTCATTGCGCGCCTGCAACAGCTCGGCGATCCGCTCGGCAGCACCGGCGGCCCGTTGCAGCTCGCCGATCACCTCGCTCAAGGTACCAAAGGCCATGCCGACGATCAGGCTGTAGAACACGAATGCCGCCAGTTCGCCGCCGGAAATGCGCCCGGCGATCACATCCATGCCACCGACCCAGAGCATCACTGCGACCGCGCCGAGTACCAGGACGATCACCACGGTAATCAGCCAGGCTCGTTGGCCGATGCGCTTGCGCGCCGTCTCGAAGGCACTTTCCACTGTGCCGGCGAAGCGTTGTTTGTCCTGATCCTGATGGTTGTAGGCCTGTACCGTCTTGATCTGCCCAAGCGCCTCGCCGACATAACTGCCAACATCGGCGATGCGGTCTTGGCTTTGCCGCGACAGGCTGCGCACGCGCCGGCCGAAAATCACAATCGGCGCGATCACCAACGGTAACGCGGCGATAACGATGGCCGACAACTTGGCGTTGGTGATGAACAGCAGAATCACCCCGCCGACCAGCATCAGTGCGTTACGCAGCGCCATCGATAGCGACGAGCCAATCACCGTCTGCAGCAACGTGGTGTCGGCGGTCAACCGCGACTGGATTTCCGAGGCGCGATTGCTTTCGTAGAAGCCCGGATGCAACTCGATCAGATGATCGAACACCCGCTTGCGGATATCCGCAACGAAGCGCTCGCCGAGCCAGGAAACCAGATAGAAACGGCTGAAGGTACCGACCGCCAGCGCCACCACCAGCAGCATGAATAGGCCAATCGACTGATTGAGCATGGCCGGCGATTGAGTGGCCAGGCCCTTGTCGACCAGCAGCTTGATGCCCTGACCGATGGACAGGGTAATCGCCGCAGTGAACAACAACGCCAGCAGCGCACCGACAATCTGCCAGCGATAAGGCGCGACAAAACGCCGGGCCATGCGCAGCGCATTGCGTTGACGGGAAGACAGCAAAGACATGGGCAGCCTCAGGCTTTGGGCGGATAGTCCGCGGGAAATTGCGGCAGGCCATCATTCAATGCCCACCAATTGGCCTTGGAGGCCACATGAAAATGCACCGCCGGCCGCGTTTCCAACTCTCCATCCAGGCTGCCGGCGCGGAGGCGCACAACCCCTGGGGTCTTGGCATTACGACTAAACACTGGCGACCCGCAACGGCTGCAGAACACTCGTTGTTTACCGGGTGAAGACTCAAATGCCGTGAGCGACTCGGCACCCTGCAACAGATGGAAATCCGCCTCGGACACCGGAATGTTGGTCGCGAATGGCGCGCCTTGGGCCTTGCGGCACTGGCTGCAATGACAGACCTGAATCGGCGCCAACTCGCCTTCAACCCGATAACGCACTGCGCCGCATAAACAGCTGCCGAGATTCATGGCTCGCTCCTAATAGGGTTTGAACACCATCAACGCATACACCGCTAGCATCGCCAGACCACGGTAGCCGCAACTGGCGAAAAACTCAGTGCCCAACCGGATACAGCAACTCTTCCTTATATCCGGCCCACACTCGTAGCGCATCGGGGAAAGCGGCGTCCAGCGTGGGGTCGCCGCTGTCGACCAGCAACGGGCGGCCTTCGAGAGTGCGCAGCTTGCGTTTGCTGGCGACGACGCGCAGATGGTCGAAGCCGATGGCACGCAGCACCCGCGGGCTGATCTGCTGGTTACCGCGACCGATGATGTGGCCCTGGCCGCCGATGGCGGTGACTAGCAGACGGGCTGGGTAAGCGTCGACCAAGGTGAACAGCTGCGCTTCGGTAACATCGGTGGCGATCAGGCGACCGTTTTCGAGCACATCGACGCCCAGCAAGGTGGTCTCCAAGCCCAGGTTGCGGGCCACGCCGTGCAAGGTCGAGCCTGGGCCGAGCACATAGCGCACATTGGTTTCCCAGCTGTCCTCCAGCCAGGCCGCCAATTCGGCGAGCACCAGTTCTTCCGATTCGACGCCGGCTTGTTTGACCTGCTGGACGAAGCCGCCCTCCTCCGGCACGGTCAGCTCGCCGTACCAGCGTGCGGCGACGCGCCCCTCGCGCAGCGCCGCCTCGTCGAGATCGCGCACCTCGCCGCTAGCCAAACGCACCAGGCCGCCTTCGACCAAACGCTTGGTCAGCTCGCCGGCAGCCCGCGGGCTGATCGCATAGACCCCGGAATGAATCTTCACCCCGGCGGGAATACCCAGCACCGGCTGGCCTTCGCGCACCGCCGCGCAAACGTCCCGCGCAGTGCCGTCGCCGCCGGCGAAGAGAATCAGCGCCACCCCCGCCTCCTGGAGCTGCTGCACGGCGCGGCGGGTGTCTTCGGCGCTGCTGATTGCGCTTGTCGGTTCGCCAAGCAGACGGTGCGCAAAGCCCATTTCGCTGAGCAAGTCGCCACCCATCGCGCCGGGCAGAGTGAGAAATTCGATGCGTTCAACCAGCGGCCGCAGATGTTCGAGGGCAATCCGCGTGCGCTGCGCGGCCCGTGGCTCGGCACCGAGCGCCAGCGCCTCTGCGGCGACCCCGTCACTGCCTTTGAGGGCCGCTGGCCCGCCGAGTCCGGCCAGTGGATTGATGATCAAGCCCAAGTGAAAACGCGACATGCCCACCTCATTAATGTTCTGCGGCAACGCAACAAACCGCTCGGACGAAACGCTTATCCCGTGGCACAGAGCCTGCTAGATTTCAGAGCGGGTCCGCCACATTTCGCTGACGCTCCCGCTATTTTCACTGTCATCGCGCATTCATCTGGCTTTTTTAAACTGCGCAAACCGCTGACAAAGGAGACCGCCATGAGCTTGCACAACATTCCCCCGCAGCCGCGCGTGACACCCCCTCCGCCACAGCAGGTGGTTGGTGGCTCGATCATCGATGCGCAGGGACGGGAAATTCCGATCACCGAACAGATGATTCAGCGCGCCTGCCAGGAGCTGGACAAGGGCTGGGTGCCCGCACCCAAGCACGACTGATCGTCAGCCACACAGCACACCGCTTGCCCCTCGATAGACCTCGGCAGGCGCGCATGCACAAAAACCATGCATGCGCGCCGGGCCAGCAATCGCTCGAACCTCAGATCAACGTCGCTCCTAGCGCACGCACCAGTTGCGCCAATTGCGGTGCATCACCATCCAGCGTTACCCGCAGGCCGTCGATTTCCCGGCGTGGCGGATAGTGTTTGCGTAAAGCATCGAACGCGCTGCGCCGCGTACCGACGTCACCGGCCAAACTGCGGCGAAAATCCGCATCGTCACGACGTGGGTCATACACCGCGCGGCACAAGCTCGCCAGCGCCCAAGCGGGCGGTGTATCGGCGTGCAAGGTCAGCTCGGAGAGCCAGGCCGCCGGCATCAGTTCATCCAACTGAATCGGCGCATCCAGACCGGCGTAGGCGCAATAGGCCTGGTAGATCTGCGCCGTGCCGCGCAACTTACCTTCCAGGCTATAACCGGCGATATGCGGCGTCGCCAGCCGGCACAGCGGGGCCAATTCAATATCTACCTGCGGTTCGCCCTCCCAGACATCCAGCACCACCTCAAGGTCGGCACGCCGTTCCAGCAGTTCGCGCAGGGCTGCGTTGTCCACCACCGCGCCACGGCTGGCGTTGATCAGCCAGGATTTGGGCTTCAGGCGCGCCAAGCGCTGGGCGTCGAACAGATGGCGGGTGCTGGCGTCCAGCGGTGTGTGCAGGCTGATGGTGTCGCACTCGGCCAGCAGCGTATCGAGGCTGACGAACTCGCCACCCTCAAGCGCCTGCCGCGGTGGATCGCAGACCAGCACGCGCCAGCCCAGACCGCGCAGCACCTCGACCAAGCGGCCGCCCACTTGGCCGGCGCCGATCACGCCGTAGCAACGCTGGCTCAGATCAGCGCCGTGTACATCGGCCAATGCCAGCAGGCTGCCGAGCACGTAATCCACCACGCCACGGGCATTGCAGCCGGGCGCGCTGGCCCAACCGATGCCGGCTTGCTGGAAATAATTGAGATCCAGATGATCGGTGCCGATCGTGCAGGTGCCGACGAAACGCACCGCGCTACCTTCCAGCAGAGCGCGATCGACCTGGGTGACCGAGCGCACCAGCAGCACTTGCGCATCGGCCAGCGCGGCCCGATCGATGGAGCGCCCAGGTAGCCCGCGAATGTCGCCGAAGCCACCGAAAAAGGCCTCTACCAGGGGAATATTTTCATCGGCAAGAATTCGCATCGCTATCTCCTGAGCAGACCGCCATTCTAGGGGCTGACGGACACCCAGCCCAGCTCCGCTGTCTTTAACCTTCCCTGGATTTCATCCAGGCTACGCGTTACGGCAAACGCATTCGCGCCCCGTCCCACACCACCCCATCGTTCAAGCGCTCGACCGCCGCGTCTTTCCTGACTGCCCTGTCAGGTCTAGACTAGCGGCCACCCCTGCAAGTCCTGCCGCTCGGCGGCACGAGTGCCCGGAACGCACTGCCGTCACAGTGCCACTCGAATCTGGATGGACCCGTGTCTCTTCCCCTTTCCCGCTTCGCCCGTATTCGCGGCGAGCTGCATGCGCTATTGAGCCTTGCCACCCCGATCATGATTGCCCAGCTGGCACTTGCCGCCATGGGCTTTGTCGATGCAGTGATGGCTGGGCGTGTGAGCCCGCGCGACCTGGCCGCCGTCGCGCTGGGCAACTCGATCTGGGTGCCGGTGTTCCTGCTCATGACCGGCATTCTGCTGGCTACTACCGCCAAGGTCGCCCAGCGTTTCGGCGCCGGCCAGCGCGAAGAAATCGGCGCCCTGGTACGCCAGGCCATATGGCTGGCATTGGCAGTCGGACTGGCCGGAGCGGCCTTGCTCGCCTGGGGCGCCGAGCCGGTGCTGCGCTTGATGGGTGTGGAGGCCGAACTGATCGCGCCAAGCATGGGCTATCTGTACGGCATCGCCATGGGCTTTCCGGCGGTAGCGCTGTATCACGTACTGCGCTGTTTCAGCGATGGCTTGGGGCGTACCCGACCGAGCATGCTGCTGGCCGTCGGCGGCCTGCTGCTGAACATCCCGCTCAACTATGTACTGATCTACGGCCATCTTGGTTTCCCGGCACTCGGTGGGGTTGGCTGCGGTTGGGCCAGTGGCACGGTGATGTGGTTCATGTTCCTCGGCATGTTGG is from Pseudomonas sp. LS44 and encodes:
- a CDS encoding ABC transporter transmembrane domain-containing protein: MSLLSSRQRNALRMARRFVAPYRWQIVGALLALLFTAAITLSIGQGIKLLVDKGLATQSPAMLNQSIGLFMLLVVALAVGTFSRFYLVSWLGERFVADIRKRVFDHLIELHPGFYESNRASEIQSRLTADTTLLQTVIGSSLSMALRNALMLVGGVILLFITNAKLSAIVIAALPLVIAPIVIFGRRVRSLSRQSQDRIADVGSYVGEALGQIKTVQAYNHQDQDKQRFAGTVESAFETARKRIGQRAWLITVVIVLVLGAVAVMLWVGGMDVIAGRISGGELAAFVFYSLIVGMAFGTLSEVIGELQRAAGAAERIAELLQARNEITPPAGEVARLPAQVSGALVLEHLRFAYPSRPERNAIDDLTLSVAPGETLALVGPSGAGKSTLFDLLLRFFDPQGGRVLVDGLPLTSLDPRDLRRCFALVSQHPALFFGSVEDNIRYGRVDASQAEVEAAARAAYAHEFILQMPEGYQTHLGDGGLGLSGGQRQRLAIARALLVDAPILLLDEATSALDAQSEYLIQQALPQLMAGRTTLVIAHRLATVQSADRIAVVEHGRLVAIGTHPELVASNALYRRLAELQFSTME
- a CDS encoding GFA family protein codes for the protein MNLGSCLCGAVRYRVEGELAPIQVCHCSQCRKAQGAPFATNIPVSEADFHLLQGAESLTAFESSPGKQRVFCSRCGSPVFSRNAKTPGVVRLRAGSLDGELETRPAVHFHVASKANWWALNDGLPQFPADYPPKA
- a CDS encoding ATP-NAD kinase family protein, with product MSRFHLGLIINPLAGLGGPAALKGSDGVAAEALALGAEPRAAQRTRIALEHLRPLVERIEFLTLPGAMGGDLLSEMGFAHRLLGEPTSAISSAEDTRRAVQQLQEAGVALILFAGGDGTARDVCAAVREGQPVLGIPAGVKIHSGVYAISPRAAGELTKRLVEGGLVRLASGEVRDLDEAALREGRVAARWYGELTVPEEGGFVQQVKQAGVESEELVLAELAAWLEDSWETNVRYVLGPGSTLHGVARNLGLETTLLGVDVLENGRLIATDVTEAQLFTLVDAYPARLLVTAIGGQGHIIGRGNQQISPRVLRAIGFDHLRVVASKRKLRTLEGRPLLVDSGDPTLDAAFPDALRVWAGYKEELLYPVGH
- a CDS encoding PA1571 family protein — encoded protein: MSLHNIPPQPRVTPPPPQQVVGGSIIDAQGREIPITEQMIQRACQELDKGWVPAPKHD
- the pdxB gene encoding 4-phosphoerythronate dehydrogenase PdxB gives rise to the protein MRILADENIPLVEAFFGGFGDIRGLPGRSIDRAALADAQVLLVRSVTQVDRALLEGSAVRFVGTCTIGTDHLDLNYFQQAGIGWASAPGCNARGVVDYVLGSLLALADVHGADLSQRCYGVIGAGQVGGRLVEVLRGLGWRVLVCDPPRQALEGGEFVSLDTLLAECDTISLHTPLDASTRHLFDAQRLARLKPKSWLINASRGAVVDNAALRELLERRADLEVVLDVWEGEPQVDIELAPLCRLATPHIAGYSLEGKLRGTAQIYQAYCAYAGLDAPIQLDELMPAAWLSELTLHADTPPAWALASLCRAVYDPRRDDADFRRSLAGDVGTRRSAFDALRKHYPPRREIDGLRVTLDGDAPQLAQLVRALGATLI